The genomic stretch GAAATACATCTTTTCCTTTGTACCGTCCCAATatgtttttatacaaatgataGGTGCATATTCCACGAGCAGCTAACGGATACACATTTGTAATTGCTTTCCCTATCGAGTTATGCCTATCTGATATTATCGCAAGACCCTCCTGGTCAGGAATCAACACTTTTAGTTGCGTAAAAAACCAATTCCACGAATCATCATTTTCAGTGTCAACCACTGCGAAGGCTATTGGAAAAATCTGAAAGTTACCATCCTGAGCTAGTGCTGTGAGTAGCGTCCCTTTATATTTACCATTAAGAAACGTACCGTCGACGACAACAACTTTGCGCATGAAAGGAAACCCATTAACGCTCGCACCAAACGCAAGAAACACATACATGAATCTTCCAAGCTCATCGATTTGAAGACGCGTAACTGTATTCGGATTTGCCCTTCTTATCATGTATAAGTAAGAAGGCAAGAGTTCAAAACCACACTCAGGTGTGCCCTCATCGATTTCCCTTGCACATTTAAGCGTCCGGTGTGATTTCCAATATTCCATCTGCTCACATGAAAAAACAATTTACATAACTCAGCCACATCATATCATTAAGACGGTCACAACGTAAACATAACTCAACCATAGTTTTGTAACTCAgccatttctaacataaaatAACCCAGCCTATACTCTACCATAACTCAGCCGTTTTAACATAATTACCTTTACACCAAACTGCTTAGTGATAGCTATTCCGACACTCTCAGGGCGAACGGCCGGACCAACGTCGCCGAGAAAGTTCTTGTACAACTCTCCTAAAATATCCGGTGTTGCATTTCGAGATCGATTAGAACGCTCAGTTACAGAACATGCATGATCCGAGTCGTAAATACGAATATAAAACTGCGGGGACAATCCTTCGGTAGATGCACGAACTCTCCATGTACATCCATCAACCCAACACTTAACAACGTATGTTGTCAGGTTTGATATTTCtacatcaaaatcaaattgaTGCCTCACTGTAAAAAGTTTCAGTCGTCTCTTCAAATGCTTTTTAGTCAAGTATCGTTGTCCTACCGCAAGGTCTAACGACGACATCTCCAACTTCAAAACCTCCAGATTCCCTTTAGATTCGCTCATCAAGAAGTTCTGATATCTCTTCTTGGAAGGTAGCGTTGGTgaatcttcgtcttcttcgataGGAGACTCACCGTATGTGCTGAAGTTATCATCTTCAGATGACGCACCGTCCGAGTCATCGAACATATCAAATCGACTTTcaaattcatcatcttcttcgttttctttgcctatttcatcttctccggctacGTCGTGTATTTCAACGTTACTAAAGCAGTCATTCTCAATTTCATCTTGTTCATCCTCCAAACTGCAACCATCGTAACTCCCATTCTCTATAGACTCAACTtctaaagcttcttcttctaaagcttcttcttctgaagcgtcttcttctgaagcgtcttcttctgaagcttcttcttctgaagcttcttcttctgaagcttctACGTCTGAGCTGTCATCCTTTTTCTCTGTAATCTCCACACAGAGACGTAGTTGTTCGCTTTTCTTTAAGCTTAGAAAACATTGCAATTGTCGAGTGTTGGACACGTAAACTGGTGGAGTGTTGTGCGCCATTGTTTTCAATGTTTTATTCGAAAACATGTAGCTAAGCAGAATATGAACCTTCAAATCATTCAAACCGTAATCGTCGATGACAGACTTTGTGAAATCTTCAAGTTTAGTTTTCTCACCTAAATGAAGAACTCTACACCCTCTACTGTCGACGTTGAATACATATCGTTTTTTCATAATCCATTTACCGGAAACAATAATAACGGGATCCATTACCATATGAGAAAAGATGAAGAGGATAGATAActgagatgatgaagaagaaaagaaaggctgtgtaatcattcaaaaataagatgaagaagacaaCTGAAAGGTCTCGTAACTCAGTTGTAAATTGGGCGACCGTTAGTGATGACATGTCAAATCCGAGTTGATGACATGGCAGATGACATGGAACATCGGTTAATCAGCCGACAAACAATCAGTAACTCAGCCAAAATAAGTCAGCCATCATTTTTACACTTTGTCAGCCGATACATGGAaacattctagtaattaatcttttgACAGTAAGTCAGCCGCAATAAGGATGAACAACCATATGTCAGCCGTATCGTTACGTAAATCAGCCATCAAACGAGaacattctagtaattaatctttcgCTCATACGTCAGCCGCAAAGCAGCTGAGTTTACTGTTTATCCATGCTTTAACGGCTGACTAATACAAACCCAGTCGTAACAGCATCCCATAACTCAGCCGTGGCTTCAATAACCCAGCCCATCCATGTTCCTTTACTCAGCTGAAAAAAAGTTTCTCAGCCGTTTCTTAACCACGACTCAGCCAAATTTTCCAGAAATCAAACCGCCGATGTATAAGTCAGCCGTCATTTGTATCATTAAGTCAGCCGTGGTCACATAACTCAGCCGGATTTCTGTAAATCAGTTGTATCGGCAAGCTGACTTATAGTTTTAAGTCAGCCACTTTCACTTAAGTCAGTCGTATGTATTAAGTCAGCCGTAACGTAAAGATAAATCGGCCGTAACTACGTATCTATCGCTTAACAGCTGACTTAATGAAAATACGGACGCGAATTCCTCCGTGGCGCCGGTTTTTTGCCTACGTGGCAGCGAAAAGTAATGGCATTCTCGTAAATACGTTTTTTCTCATAACGTAAAAAAAGGGTACGCTTGGTATCGAAAATAttctagtaataaaaaaaagatctgtATCATTCTAGTCAATACACCTAAAATATGTAACATTCTAGTAAACTTCCCTTAATAATCTGTCTTTATTTTGTTAATGACttgatctagatct from Brassica rapa cultivar Chiifu-401-42 unplaced genomic scaffold, CAAS_Brap_v3.01 Scaffold0564, whole genome shotgun sequence encodes the following:
- the LOC117130577 gene encoding uncharacterized protein LOC117130577, coding for MFDDSDGASSEDDNFSTYGESPIEEDEDSPTLPSKKRYQNFLMSESKGNLEVLKLEMSSLDLAVGQRYLTKKHLKRRLKLFTVRHQFDFDVEISNLTTYVVKCWVDGCTWRVRASTEGLSPQFYIRIYDSDHACSVTERSNRSRNATPDILGELYKNFLGDVGPAVRPESVGIAITKQFGVKMEYWKSHRTLKCAREIDEGTPECGFELLPSYLYMIRRANPNTVTRLQIDELGRFMYVFLAFGASVNGFPFMRKVVVVDGTFLNGKYKGTLLTALAQDGNFQIFPIAFAVVDTENDDSWNWFFTQLKVLIPDQEGLAIISDRHNSIGKAITNVYPLAARGICTYHLYKNILGRYKGKDVFRLVKKAARCFRMSDFDMIFEEIEALNPDLHGYLERADVRLWTRVYFPARGTI